The following coding sequences are from one Selenomonas sputigena ATCC 35185 window:
- the mutY gene encoding A/G-specific adenine glycosylase: MAKRPQENILKNIETLDEIAEPLLRWFHSEKRALPWREEPTPYRVWVSEIMLQQTRVEAVKPYFERFVAALPDVRALARADENTLMKLWEGLGYYSRARHLQSAARLICSDHGGEIPAHFDGLLALPGIGRYTAGAVASIAFGERRPAVDGNVLRVIMRLLACPADILKESTKRAVEEALIARLPEDAGNFNQALMELGALICLPRGAAHCPSCPLERLCLAKEANLQAELPQKTPPKRRRTEKLTIFLLAKNDKIALEKRPAQGLLAGLWGFPAMEGHLKKKEAEEALQAIGLIPAKLHALPAAQHIFSHITWQMVGWRVELAEPLSKGGTSVPTSAPASSESTTPNAQPKRLLLQEAASPYDIQKKTPPLLWATAREIADTYSVPAAYRSYFPYIRSSVELP, encoded by the coding sequence ATGGCAAAAAGACCGCAGGAAAACATCTTGAAAAACATAGAAACGCTCGACGAGATCGCCGAGCCTCTCTTGCGCTGGTTTCATAGCGAAAAACGCGCACTGCCGTGGCGTGAGGAGCCTACACCGTACCGCGTGTGGGTGTCCGAGATCATGCTGCAGCAGACGCGCGTCGAGGCGGTCAAACCATACTTCGAACGCTTCGTCGCCGCGCTGCCCGACGTACGCGCTCTCGCCCGAGCTGATGAAAACACGCTGATGAAACTATGGGAAGGTCTCGGCTACTACAGCCGCGCGCGCCATCTGCAATCTGCCGCGCGTCTCATCTGCAGCGACCATGGCGGCGAGATCCCCGCGCACTTCGACGGCCTGCTCGCTTTGCCCGGCATAGGCCGCTACACAGCAGGTGCCGTCGCCTCCATCGCCTTCGGCGAGCGCCGTCCCGCCGTCGACGGCAACGTGCTGCGCGTCATCATGCGCCTCCTCGCCTGCCCGGCCGACATCTTGAAAGAGAGTACGAAGCGCGCTGTCGAGGAAGCACTGATCGCTCGCCTGCCCGAAGATGCCGGAAACTTCAACCAAGCCTTGATGGAGCTCGGCGCCCTCATCTGTCTGCCGCGCGGCGCAGCGCACTGTCCCTCCTGTCCGCTTGAACGCCTATGCCTCGCCAAGGAAGCCAATCTGCAGGCGGAATTGCCCCAAAAAACGCCGCCCAAAAGGCGGCGCACGGAAAAACTCACGATCTTCCTGCTGGCGAAAAACGATAAAATAGCCCTCGAAAAGCGTCCCGCACAAGGACTTCTCGCGGGGCTTTGGGGCTTCCCTGCCATGGAAGGACACCTCAAAAAGAAAGAAGCGGAGGAGGCGCTACAAGCCATCGGCCTTATCCCCGCAAAACTTCACGCACTCCCCGCCGCACAGCACATCTTCTCCCATATCACATGGCAAATGGTCGGTTGGCGCGTCGAACTGGCCGAGCCTTTGAGCAAAGGCGGGACGTCTGTTCCGACATCCGCACCTGCTTCAAGCGAAAGCACCACCCCAAATGCACAGCCTAAGCGCTTGCTGCTTCAAGAAGCTGCCTCCCCCTACGACATTCAGAAAAAAACGCCGCCCCTCCTCTGGGCGACAGCGCGGGAGATCGCCGACACATACAGCGTGCCCGCCGCCTACCGCAGCTATTTCCCGTATATCCGATCATCGGTTGAGCTGCCCTAA
- a CDS encoding NTP transferase domain-containing protein produces the protein MQAAKSVVISCAGIGSRLGLGTTKALINIHGKSLIRWQLELFQEAEDIRVVVGFGAHDVIEEVRQYRPDAIFVFNHSYFETKTGASYCLGARDGNAYALEYDGDLLVHPDDMKKLWSAEGEWIAYADQMSDDAIFVRVNERGEVLSFSRESGDYEWTGPCCLKREHIAYTSGNVYNQLEPHLPLPGIKIRVCDIDTYGDYERALKFVESWD, from the coding sequence ATGCAGGCAGCTAAATCAGTTGTTATAAGCTGCGCGGGCATCGGCTCGCGTTTGGGGCTGGGGACGACGAAGGCTCTGATCAACATCCACGGGAAATCCTTGATCCGCTGGCAGTTGGAGCTTTTCCAAGAGGCGGAGGATATCCGTGTCGTCGTCGGTTTCGGGGCGCATGACGTTATCGAAGAGGTTCGTCAATATCGTCCCGATGCGATCTTTGTATTCAATCACAGTTATTTTGAAACGAAGACGGGGGCGAGTTACTGCTTGGGGGCGAGGGACGGCAATGCTTACGCATTGGAGTATGACGGCGATCTTCTCGTGCATCCTGACGATATGAAGAAGCTTTGGAGTGCAGAGGGCGAATGGATCGCCTATGCGGATCAGATGTCGGATGACGCCATCTTCGTGCGCGTCAATGAGCGCGGTGAGGTCTTGTCCTTTTCGCGGGAGTCGGGAGACTATGAATGGACGGGTCCGTGCTGTTTGAAGCGGGAGCACATCGCCTATACTTCAGGGAATGTATACAACCAGCTTGAGCCGCATCTTCCTCTGCCGGGCATCAAGATTCGTGTTTGCGATATTGATACGTACGGCGACTATGAGCGCGCTTTGAAATTTGTGGAATCGTGGGATTGA
- a CDS encoding HAD-IB family phosphatase, which translates to MTKFIFDLDGTVTKEETLPIIAKHFSVEEEIEKLTKQTVMGHIPFVESFIRRVFILGKLPIDEINVLLADVALHEEVADFIRRHRENCAIATGNLSCWVAKLVERLGCEVYCSEGQIENNQVVKLTDILKKESVVEKYRAEGHRVVFIGDGNNDVEAMRAADVAIASGLTHAPTASVISVADYLVLNEVALCRQLNQLL; encoded by the coding sequence ATGACGAAATTTATCTTCGACCTCGACGGGACGGTCACAAAGGAAGAAACGCTTCCCATCATCGCCAAGCATTTCTCTGTGGAAGAAGAGATTGAAAAGCTCACGAAGCAGACGGTCATGGGGCATATTCCCTTCGTCGAATCGTTCATTCGCCGCGTCTTTATCTTGGGAAAACTGCCGATTGATGAAATCAACGTGCTTTTGGCGGATGTGGCTCTCCATGAGGAGGTAGCGGACTTCATTCGTCGGCATCGTGAGAACTGCGCCATCGCCACGGGAAATCTTTCGTGCTGGGTCGCGAAGCTCGTCGAGCGGCTGGGCTGTGAGGTCTATTGCTCTGAGGGGCAGATTGAGAATAATCAGGTAGTCAAGCTCACAGATATCCTCAAGAAGGAGAGCGTCGTCGAAAAGTATCGCGCCGAGGGGCATCGTGTCGTTTTCATCGGCGACGGCAACAACGACGTTGAGGCGATGCGCGCTGCCGATGTCGCCATCGCCTCGGGGCTTACGCATGCACCGACGGCGAGTGTCATTTCCGTGGCGGATTATCTCGTGTTGAATGAGGTGGCATTATGCAGGCAGCTAAATCAGTTGTTATAA
- the pth gene encoding aminoacyl-tRNA hydrolase, whose amino-acid sequence MKIIAGLGNPGAEYARTKHNVGFMLVDALAERLGVDAWREKFNALTAEGRIGAQKVLLVKPLTYMNESGRAVGPLLDWYKLAPEDLIVAHDDMDIAAGTIRLRRKGSAGGHNGIKSLLAHIGSEDFSRVRIGIGRPLPGWTVVKHVLAPFPADDAPKIQEAISYLLPAVECIVTDGIDMAMNRYNPRRKKAAKQEAQERESAEKSSAVPQAERQEGEA is encoded by the coding sequence ATGAAGATCATTGCCGGCCTCGGAAATCCTGGGGCGGAGTATGCACGTACGAAGCACAATGTCGGATTTATGCTTGTCGACGCCTTGGCTGAAAGACTTGGTGTCGATGCTTGGCGTGAGAAGTTCAACGCGCTTACAGCCGAAGGGCGCATCGGCGCACAGAAGGTGCTGCTCGTCAAGCCTTTGACCTATATGAATGAGAGCGGACGCGCGGTAGGCCCTCTGCTCGATTGGTACAAGCTCGCTCCTGAGGATTTGATCGTCGCGCACGACGACATGGACATCGCAGCGGGCACGATTCGTCTGCGGCGCAAGGGAAGCGCGGGCGGTCATAACGGCATCAAGTCGCTTCTCGCGCACATCGGTTCGGAGGACTTCTCGCGCGTGCGCATTGGCATCGGGCGACCCTTGCCCGGTTGGACGGTCGTCAAGCATGTGCTTGCGCCGTTTCCCGCAGACGACGCGCCGAAGATTCAAGAGGCGATTTCTTATTTATTGCCCGCCGTCGAGTGCATCGTGACGGATGGCATCGACATGGCGATGAACCGCTACAACCCGCGCAGGAAGAAGGCGGCAAAGCAGGAAGCGCAGGAGAGGGAAAGCGCGGAGAAAAGCAGCGCTGTACCGCAGGCCGAGAGGCAGGAGGGCGAAGCATGA
- the rlmD gene encoding 23S rRNA (uracil(1939)-C(5))-methyltransferase RlmD — MKKEIPVQQGKKYEITIQTLGTSGEGVGRAADFTVFVPDALPGERVLARIDEVKKTYARGKLVEVLEKSPERTEPPCPIYDSCGGCQLQHLSYGGQLHWKRQQVVDAVERIGGLSGIEVLPVLGAKEPWLYRNKMQFPVGKKRGKTVIGCFAKGSHDIIDTRDCRIQKDGNNTIVNVMREIVERLHIPVYDEDRHTGVLRHIVGRIGENGEAMVVLVTATKDLPKAKEITRLLRERVPNLKSVQQNIQTYRNNVILGRETKLLWGKPTIPDRIGRLRFSISARSFFQVNTEQAAVLYEKALEYADLSGKETVIDAYCGTGTITLFLAQKAHRVYGIEIVKPAIEDAKKNARDNHIKNAAFLVGDATELMPRLCHENIRPHVIVVDPPRAGCTETVLKTFAGMRPDRIVYVSCNPATLARDLAILAKLGYSAREIQPVDMFPQTSHVEAVTKLIRNDLL, encoded by the coding sequence ATGAAAAAAGAAATCCCCGTGCAGCAGGGAAAAAAATACGAAATCACCATCCAAACGCTCGGCACGAGCGGCGAGGGCGTGGGACGCGCAGCAGACTTCACCGTCTTCGTGCCTGACGCCCTGCCCGGCGAGCGCGTGCTCGCACGCATCGATGAGGTCAAGAAAACGTATGCACGCGGAAAACTTGTAGAGGTTTTGGAGAAAAGTCCTGAGCGCACAGAGCCTCCTTGTCCGATTTACGACTCATGCGGCGGCTGTCAGCTGCAGCACCTCTCCTACGGAGGGCAGCTGCACTGGAAGCGTCAGCAGGTCGTCGATGCAGTCGAGCGCATCGGAGGACTTTCCGGCATCGAGGTGCTGCCCGTTTTAGGTGCGAAAGAGCCGTGGCTCTACCGCAACAAGATGCAGTTTCCCGTAGGCAAAAAGCGCGGGAAAACCGTCATCGGCTGCTTTGCCAAAGGCTCGCATGACATCATCGACACGCGGGACTGTCGGATTCAAAAGGACGGCAACAACACCATCGTCAACGTCATGCGCGAGATTGTCGAGCGCCTGCACATTCCCGTCTACGATGAAGATCGCCACACGGGCGTCCTGCGCCACATCGTCGGCCGCATCGGAGAAAACGGCGAGGCCATGGTCGTCCTCGTCACGGCGACGAAGGATCTGCCCAAAGCAAAAGAAATCACGCGCCTTCTCAGAGAGCGCGTGCCGAATCTCAAGAGCGTGCAGCAGAATATCCAAACGTACCGCAACAATGTCATATTGGGGCGCGAAACGAAACTCCTCTGGGGAAAGCCGACGATTCCCGACCGCATCGGCAGACTGCGCTTTTCCATCTCGGCGCGATCTTTTTTTCAAGTCAATACGGAGCAAGCCGCCGTCCTCTACGAAAAGGCGCTTGAATACGCCGACCTCAGCGGCAAAGAGACCGTCATCGACGCCTACTGCGGTACGGGAACCATCACGCTCTTCCTGGCACAAAAAGCGCATCGCGTCTATGGCATCGAGATCGTCAAGCCGGCGATTGAGGACGCGAAGAAGAACGCACGCGACAATCACATAAAGAATGCCGCTTTCCTCGTCGGCGACGCCACAGAGCTCATGCCGCGCCTCTGTCACGAAAACATTCGTCCCCATGTCATCGTCGTCGATCCGCCGCGCGCCGGCTGTACGGAAACCGTTTTGAAAACCTTCGCCGGCATGCGCCCCGACCGCATTGTCTATGTGTCATGCAATCCCGCAACGCTGGCGAGAGATCTAGCGATTTTGGCAAAACTCGGATATTCGGCAAGGGAAATACAGCCGGTAGACATGTTCCCGCAAACCTCACATGTAGAAGCAGTCACAAAACTCATCCGAAACGACTTGCTGTAA
- a CDS encoding glycosyltransferase codes for MKTYPFLVSVCITTYKPDYTELGLTLESILRQKNCSFEIIIADDGKSTTHIAALGTLCRTLRW; via the coding sequence ATGAAGACATATCCTTTCCTTGTTTCCGTTTGCATCACGACGTACAAGCCCGATTACACAGAGCTGGGATTGACGTTGGAATCTATTCTGCGGCAGAAAAATTGTTCTTTTGAAATCATTATAGCGGACGATGGGAAGAGTACGACGCATATTGCCGCGCTTGGGACGCTTTGCCGAACGCTGAGGTGGTGA
- a CDS encoding C-GCAxxG-C-C family protein: MNHHLEEAKLLRQEPGGRHYNCAQSLLVPFVAEIGMEKEEADALGAFFGAGMMHGSACGTLTAALMILGKAGKDKETAKKLVDDFLAAHGTTDCRCLLAAAEEKGIARKENCDGLVFDMCQKLAALLTETK, encoded by the coding sequence ATGAATCATCATCTAGAAGAAGCAAAACTTCTACGACAGGAGCCGGGCGGCCGTCACTACAACTGTGCGCAGTCGCTCCTCGTGCCCTTTGTTGCCGAAATCGGCATGGAAAAAGAAGAAGCCGACGCTCTCGGCGCGTTCTTCGGCGCGGGCATGATGCACGGATCCGCCTGCGGCACGCTGACCGCCGCGCTGATGATCCTCGGCAAAGCGGGCAAGGATAAGGAAACGGCGAAGAAGCTTGTTGACGACTTCCTCGCCGCCCACGGCACGACGGACTGCCGATGTCTTCTCGCCGCCGCAGAAGAAAAAGGCATTGCACGCAAAGAAAACTGTGACGGACTTGTTTTTGACATGTGCCAAAAGCTTGCGGCACTTCTGACTGAAACAAAGTGA
- a CDS encoding radical SAM protein, with translation MKAEIRALYADEDGAIFDAPGIAGLGRSGNTLLPLTPADLIPLPESADLMFLPDRAAMGMTATGEMLPLAGRAVAAILPAGYTRLFLPAFQREEGAERLALYGYTAVVLYKDDLYAAALYTDENTKWDPVYYNTRELKKLVRRVEKDLPGNRIVEQVAGCSLKWHCCTAQNLFYRRWEAGIPTSPVCNANCFGCISLQPAECCPSPQSRIAFRPTPEEIAQVGIYHLSTAPDAIVSFGQGCEGEPSLAADAIAAAERLIRAETKRGQININTNAGYTEGIRKIVDAGLDSMRVSIISAIEESYAAYYRSNYTLADVKESIRYALSHGVYVSLNMLFFPGFNDRAEELEAWRGFFCELPVNMVQVRNLNVDPDAFLEIMPEAQGEAVGAREFLERLKREFPQLVIGSFSHYVE, from the coding sequence ATGAAGGCGGAAATACGTGCGCTTTACGCCGATGAGGATGGGGCGATCTTCGATGCGCCGGGCATCGCGGGACTGGGGCGCTCGGGCAATACGCTCTTGCCGCTTACTCCTGCCGATCTCATTCCGCTGCCCGAGTCGGCGGACTTGATGTTCCTGCCCGATCGCGCGGCGATGGGAATGACGGCGACTGGCGAAATGCTGCCTCTGGCGGGACGCGCCGTCGCCGCCATCCTGCCTGCAGGCTACACGAGACTCTTTCTTCCTGCCTTTCAGCGAGAGGAAGGGGCTGAAAGGCTCGCTCTCTACGGTTATACGGCTGTCGTGCTCTATAAGGATGATCTCTATGCGGCGGCTCTCTATACGGATGAGAATACGAAGTGGGATCCCGTATACTACAACACGCGAGAGCTCAAGAAACTCGTGCGCCGCGTCGAGAAGGATCTGCCGGGCAACCGCATCGTCGAGCAGGTGGCGGGCTGCTCCTTGAAGTGGCACTGCTGCACGGCGCAGAATCTCTTTTACCGTCGCTGGGAAGCGGGCATACCGACGTCGCCTGTCTGCAACGCGAACTGCTTCGGCTGCATCTCCCTGCAGCCCGCCGAGTGCTGTCCTTCGCCGCAGAGCCGCATCGCGTTCCGCCCGACGCCCGAGGAGATCGCGCAGGTCGGCATCTACCACCTTTCGACTGCGCCCGACGCCATCGTGAGCTTCGGACAGGGCTGCGAGGGCGAGCCATCGCTTGCGGCGGATGCGATTGCGGCAGCCGAGCGCCTGATTCGCGCTGAGACGAAGCGCGGGCAGATCAACATCAACACGAATGCCGGCTATACTGAGGGCATCCGAAAGATCGTCGATGCCGGTCTTGACTCCATGCGTGTGAGCATCATCAGCGCCATCGAGGAGAGCTATGCGGCGTACTACCGCAGCAATTACACGCTCGCCGACGTCAAGGAGTCGATCCGCTACGCGCTTTCGCACGGCGTATATGTGTCGCTCAATATGCTCTTCTTCCCGGGCTTTAATGACCGCGCCGAAGAACTCGAAGCGTGGCGCGGCTTCTTTTGCGAATTGCCCGTCAACATGGTGCAGGTGCGCAACCTCAATGTCGATCCCGACGCCTTCCTTGAAATTATGCCCGAAGCGCAGGGCGAGGCGGTCGGCGCTAGAGAGTTTTTGGAACGGCTCAAGAGGGAGTTTCCGCAACTCGTCATCGGCAGTTTCAGCCACTATGTTGAATAG
- a CDS encoding HAD family hydrolase — translation MQYKSVIFDLDGTLIDSLEDLADSVNLMLESYGFPTHEVEKYRYFVGNGSMKLIERTLPKEQAASAEFVEEALAKYKAIYKEHLLRKTHPYQGVQEILAELKKRHIPLAVCTNKHNDAALTIVKMLFGQNTFDEVIGGRIGHPKKPDPSVPLEIAATLGAKPEEVAYLGDTSVDMETAVRARFLPIGVLWGFRPEKELIESGAKVLLKKPSELLEKVDIDACSV, via the coding sequence ATGCAATATAAATCTGTGATTTTCGACCTCGACGGCACGCTCATCGACTCCTTGGAGGATTTGGCGGACAGCGTGAACCTCATGCTGGAAAGCTACGGCTTTCCCACGCACGAGGTCGAAAAGTACCGTTATTTCGTCGGCAATGGCTCCATGAAGCTCATAGAGCGTACGTTGCCGAAAGAGCAAGCGGCCTCTGCCGAATTTGTCGAAGAAGCCCTCGCGAAATACAAGGCGATCTACAAGGAACATCTGCTCCGAAAGACACACCCCTATCAAGGCGTGCAAGAAATTCTTGCAGAGCTGAAGAAACGCCACATACCATTGGCAGTCTGCACGAACAAGCATAACGACGCGGCGCTGACCATCGTGAAGATGCTCTTCGGACAGAACACCTTCGACGAGGTGATCGGCGGCCGAATCGGTCATCCGAAGAAGCCCGATCCGAGTGTTCCTCTGGAGATTGCCGCAACTCTGGGAGCAAAGCCCGAAGAGGTCGCTTACTTGGGCGACACCTCGGTCGATATGGAAACCGCCGTACGCGCGAGATTCCTGCCCATCGGCGTTCTCTGGGGATTCCGTCCCGAGAAGGAGCTTATAGAAAGCGGCGCCAAGGTATTGCTCAAAAAACCGTCGGAACTCTTGGAGAAGGTGGACATTGACGCCTGCAGCGTTTGA